A part of Campylobacter ureolyticus ACS-301-V-Sch3b genomic DNA contains:
- the pstS gene encoding phosphate ABC transporter substrate-binding protein PstS, which yields MVKKLAILAVASAFVFSNLSANDKISGQGATFPMPVYKEWAKLYYKDTKNQVTYSGGGSGKGVSAITDRNGNFGGTDAALTKEELKDKKLLQFPGVTGSVVLAYNINGIKDHELKLDGKAVAGIFSGKITKWDDTYLKELNPNLKLPAADIVPVVRSESSGTTFNFTSYLARADKEWAKNYGAAKTINWGAKVTPAQGNPLVAKTIKQTPNSIGYIEYAYKVQENLAAATLKTKNGDWAEPTKENFDRAALNSNFSIDEHFYDVLAYSAGEKSYPIVAATFIVLPSDNAGDGKKVTKFFKWAFTSQKAKKAAADLGYLPLPDDTVKMIEEYWKKYDIQPNN from the coding sequence ATGGTAAAAAAATTAGCTATTTTAGCAGTCGCTTCGGCATTTGTTTTTTCAAATTTGAGTGCAAATGACAAAATTTCAGGTCAAGGTGCAACTTTTCCAATGCCTGTTTATAAAGAGTGGGCAAAACTATACTACAAAGATACAAAAAATCAAGTAACTTATAGTGGTGGTGGAAGTGGAAAAGGAGTAAGTGCTATAACTGATAGAAATGGAAATTTTGGTGGAACTGACGCAGCTTTAACAAAAGAAGAGTTAAAAGATAAAAAACTTTTACAATTTCCAGGAGTTACAGGAAGTGTTGTGTTAGCTTATAACATAAATGGTATAAAAGATCATGAATTAAAGCTTGATGGCAAAGCAGTTGCAGGAATATTTAGTGGAAAAATCACAAAATGGGATGATACATACTTAAAAGAGCTTAATCCAAATTTAAAACTTCCTGCTGCAGACATAGTTCCAGTTGTAAGAAGTGAATCAAGTGGAACAACATTTAACTTTACAAGCTATTTAGCAAGAGCAGATAAAGAGTGGGCTAAAAATTATGGTGCTGCAAAAACAATTAATTGGGGCGCAAAAGTAACTCCAGCTCAAGGAAATCCTCTTGTTGCAAAGACAATAAAGCAAACTCCAAACTCAATTGGATATATTGAATACGCTTATAAAGTTCAAGAAAACTTAGCTGCAGCAACTCTAAAAACAAAAAATGGTGACTGGGCTGAGCCAACAAAAGAAAACTTTGACCGTGCTGCATTAAACTCAAATTTCAGCATTGATGAGCATTTTTATGATGTTTTAGCATATAGTGCTGGTGAGAAATCATATCCGATAGTTGCAGCAACATTTATCGTTTTGCCAAGTGATAATGCTGGAGATGGTAAAAAAGTAACTAAATTTTTTAAATGGGCATTTACAAGCCAAAAGGCTAAAAAAGCAGCTGCTGATTTGGGATATTTACCACTTCCTGATGATACTGTTAAGATGATTGAAGAGTATTGGAAAAAATACGACATTCAACCAAATAACTAA
- the pstC gene encoding phosphate ABC transporter permease subunit PstC gives MTGFQRHALRNEKIFSFFAKLSSILVLIILLIIFLTLFYRALPAIGEFGLGFLFDSTWDVANKRLGGAAAIFGTIVSTFIAMLLATPVAIGIAIFLTEIAPFKVRTFFSVNIELLAAIPSIVYGMWGFLYFVPFVQKLFGGTGLGLLTGGLVLSIMILPFIASVTRDSMETTPAILKESAYALGATKFDVIKNVIFPYAKAGIIGSIILALGRAFGETMAVAFLLGGISVIPDNISDPATSIPVTLALQFGEAMGMRVYESSMYYLALILFVISFITIAVAKFALLRKKRVIK, from the coding sequence ATGACAGGTTTTCAGCGCCATGCTTTAAGAAATGAAAAAATATTCTCATTTTTTGCAAAATTGTCTTCAATTTTAGTTTTAATTATTTTACTTATTATTTTTCTAACACTTTTTTATAGAGCACTTCCTGCTATAGGTGAATTTGGGTTAGGGTTTTTATTTGATTCTACTTGGGATGTGGCAAATAAGCGTCTTGGCGGTGCAGCTGCTATATTTGGAACGATAGTTTCAACATTTATAGCTATGCTTTTAGCTACGCCTGTTGCTATTGGTATAGCTATATTTTTAACAGAAATTGCTCCATTTAAAGTTAGGACTTTTTTTAGTGTAAATATTGAATTATTAGCGGCAATTCCCTCTATTGTTTATGGAATGTGGGGTTTTTTATATTTTGTTCCTTTTGTTCAAAAGCTTTTTGGAGGAACTGGGCTTGGGCTTTTAACTGGTGGACTTGTTTTATCAATTATGATTTTGCCATTTATTGCCTCAGTTACAAGAGATAGTATGGAGACAACTCCAGCCATTTTAAAAGAATCAGCTTATGCCTTAGGTGCTACAAAATTTGATGTTATAAAAAATGTTATTTTTCCATATGCAAAAGCAGGAATTATTGGTTCAATTATTTTAGCTTTAGGTAGAGCGTTTGGTGAGACTATGGCTGTTGCGTTTTTGCTTGGTGGAATTTCTGTAATCCCTGATAATATTTCAGATCCAGCAACAAGTATCCCAGTAACACTTGCTTTGCAATTTGGCGAGGCAATGGGAATGAGAGTTTATGAAAGTTCGATGTATTATTTAGCGCTTATTTTATTTGTTATTAGCTTTATTACGATTGCAGTTGCAAAGTTTGCACTACTTAGAAAGAAAAGGGTAATAAAATGA
- a CDS encoding MFS transporter: MNKPKPLASLKFKNFKIYWIGMNVSLIGSWMQSIAQPWLALSITNNAFLVSLVAVAQFLPPLFLTLISGALVDKFDTRKLLFISQTGLMVVAILFTLMMTIFEISFLMIMVLSFLNGIFLSIDAPARQSFVYEIIEDDKFIPNAVALNSMSFNVARILGPGLAGLVIASFGIEYCFLINSVSFAAIIVSLFFIKNRRILSKNRSKNMLYSIRDGLIYAKNNLVISSMLYLLLIMALFLPHYNVTISALAKFELNGNEKTFGYLMSFLGIGSFLGALFIASFGKLNFKMIFAAPILASIFLILTGFSSNFYISGLFLLMTGFFFVVASSSINSTIQLKTKNEYRGRVMSIYSLFFQGSIPFGAIYSGVLVDVFKPRYGILMCALSAVICIILLIRFKKVLFWKV; the protein is encoded by the coding sequence ATGAATAAACCTAAACCACTTGCCTCTTTAAAATTTAAAAACTTCAAAATTTATTGGATTGGGATGAATGTCTCGCTAATTGGCTCTTGGATGCAAAGTATTGCTCAACCTTGGCTAGCCCTTAGCATTACAAATAATGCATTCTTGGTAAGTTTGGTTGCCGTAGCTCAGTTTTTACCGCCACTTTTTTTAACTCTAATCTCAGGAGCTTTGGTTGATAAATTTGATACAAGAAAACTGCTTTTTATCTCTCAAACAGGACTTATGGTAGTAGCTATTTTATTTACTTTAATGATGACAATTTTTGAAATTTCATTTTTAATGATAATGGTGCTTTCTTTTTTAAATGGAATATTTTTAAGTATTGATGCTCCAGCTAGACAAAGTTTTGTATATGAGATAATAGAAGATGATAAATTTATACCAAACGCAGTTGCCCTAAACTCAATGAGTTTTAATGTGGCAAGAATTTTAGGGCCAGGACTCGCCGGACTTGTAATAGCTAGTTTTGGTATAGAGTATTGTTTTTTAATAAACTCAGTTAGTTTTGCGGCTATTATAGTAAGTCTATTTTTTATAAAAAATAGGAGAATTTTATCAAAAAACAGATCTAAAAATATGCTTTATTCCATAAGAGATGGACTAATTTATGCTAAAAATAATCTTGTTATATCAAGCATGTTATATTTACTTTTGATAATGGCTCTATTTTTACCACATTACAATGTAACAATTTCTGCATTGGCGAAATTTGAACTTAATGGAAATGAGAAGACATTTGGATATTTAATGAGTTTTTTAGGGATTGGTTCATTTTTGGGTGCACTTTTTATAGCAAGTTTTGGAAAACTTAATTTTAAAATGATTTTTGCTGCCCCAATATTGGCTTCTATTTTCTTAATCTTAACAGGATTTAGTTCAAATTTCTATATAAGTGGGCTGTTTCTTTTAATGACAGGATTTTTCTTTGTTGTTGCAAGTTCTAGTATAAACTCAACCATTCAGCTAAAAACTAAAAATGAATATAGAGGAAGAGTTATGAGTATTTATTCACTGTTTTTTCAAGGAAGCATACCATTTGGTGCAATTTATAGTGGTGTTTTAGTTGATGTCTTTAAGCCAAGATATGGAATTTTAATGTGTGCTTTAAGTGCAGTAATTTGCATAATTTTACTTATTAGATTTAAAAAGGTTTTGTTTTGGAAAGTTTAA
- a CDS encoding response regulator transcription factor: MESLIVVIDDEEDMLDLLEYNLTKAGYEVLGFLNTSKIEQLLNEENVDLLIVDRNLPGVEGSEFIKNLRLRGYNNSVIFLSAKTSMDEQLEGFEAGGDDYITKPFEINNLLARIKAVLKRTKKKADIYKFKDIFINLTNAKVLIGNKNVELTKLETNLLVEFIKNKNILLTRDYLLSAIWNDENSSEKTVNIAIKRLREKIDPTREKKYIKSIRGEGYMLC, encoded by the coding sequence TTGGAAAGTTTAATTGTAGTAATTGATGATGAAGAGGATATGCTAGATCTTCTTGAGTATAATCTTACAAAAGCAGGCTATGAAGTGCTTGGTTTTTTAAACACTTCTAAAATTGAGCAACTTTTAAATGAAGAAAATGTTGATTTGCTAATAGTAGATAGAAACTTACCAGGCGTTGAGGGAAGTGAGTTTATTAAGAATTTAAGACTTAGAGGATATAACAATTCAGTAATTTTTTTAAGTGCTAAAACTTCTATGGATGAACAGCTTGAGGGTTTTGAAGCAGGAGGCGATGACTATATAACAAAGCCTTTTGAAATAAATAATCTACTTGCAAGAATCAAAGCCGTTCTAAAAAGAACAAAGAAAAAAGCAGATATTTATAAATTTAAAGATATTTTTATAAATTTAACAAATGCCAAAGTTTTAATTGGCAACAAAAATGTTGAACTAACTAAATTAGAAACAAATTTACTTGTTGAGTTTATAAAAAATAAAAATATTTTACTCACAAGAGACTATCTTTTAAGCGCTATTTGGAATGATGAAAACTCAAGCGAAAAAACAGTAAATATTGCTATAAAAAGACTTCGTGAAAAAATTGATCCAACAAGAGAAAAAAAATATATAAAATCAATTAGAGGCGAAGGATATATGCTTTGTTAA
- a CDS encoding sensor histidine kinase, with translation MLKIYQIFFINFITIFLIMFFSFSYLIYKADKERSYEKAVNKIDTIKEILSITPGNLSDDFIKTLALKTDTYIAVFDEDLGKFTLSNNEIIKLDIFLGLKSVINKTDFDYIDKQPIIYEASSVKIADKSYIIVVATNLENSYINLKNLFLKLFLIFIIFLILTYLINRTFSKIIGKEIVNINFFLDKISKKDYSFNISNSFIKEIDLIYKKLNQVKIDIIKLDKKLNQKAAKIRLKNTQLEGILSAISHEFKNPVAIIKASSDTLKNDPLMSEEFKNKFIEKIIKNSQKIVNLVDKIKLSFTQKEIILNISEFNLKEIVKDVKNELLEKYKDRNILISGNDTLIKADKILIKQVILNLSENALKYSNDEVILQINEHSFFVQDKGIGIEEENLNLITKRYFRVSKNNWDNSLGLGLYIVKQILKVHNFNFIIKSEFNKGSNFGFEF, from the coding sequence TTGTTAAAAATATATCAAATTTTTTTTATAAATTTCATAACTATTTTTTTGATTATGTTTTTTAGCTTTTCTTACCTTATATACAAGGCTGATAAAGAGAGAAGCTATGAAAAAGCAGTAAATAAAATTGATACTATAAAAGAAATTTTAAGCATAACTCCAGGAAATTTATCAGATGATTTTATAAAAACTCTAGCACTAAAAACAGATACCTATATTGCGGTTTTTGATGAAGATTTGGGTAAATTTACACTAAGTAACAATGAAATAATAAAGCTTGATATTTTTTTAGGACTTAAAAGCGTGATAAATAAAACCGATTTTGACTATATAGATAAACAACCAATAATATATGAAGCAAGTAGCGTTAAAATAGCAGATAAATCATATATAATAGTTGTTGCTACAAACCTAGAAAATAGCTATATAAATTTAAAAAATCTTTTTTTAAAACTATTTTTAATTTTCATTATTTTTTTAATTTTAACATATTTAATAAATAGAACTTTTAGCAAAATTATAGGAAAAGAGATAGTAAATATAAATTTCTTTTTAGATAAAATTTCTAAAAAAGATTACTCCTTTAATATTTCAAACTCATTTATAAAAGAGATTGACTTAATATATAAAAAACTCAATCAAGTTAAAATTGATATAATAAAACTTGATAAAAAATTAAATCAAAAAGCTGCTAAAATTCGTCTTAAAAACACTCAGCTTGAAGGAATACTAAGTGCTATTTCGCATGAGTTTAAAAACCCAGTTGCCATTATAAAAGCTTCATCTGATACTTTAAAAAATGATCCCTTAATGAGTGAAGAGTTTAAAAACAAATTTATAGAAAAAATCATAAAAAACTCACAAAAAATAGTAAATTTAGTTGATAAGATAAAACTCTCCTTTACCCAAAAAGAAATTATTTTAAATATCAGTGAGTTTAACTTAAAAGAGATTGTAAAAGATGTTAAAAACGAGCTTTTAGAAAAGTATAAAGATAGAAACATTTTAATAAGCGGCAACGATACTTTAATAAAAGCTGACAAAATTCTAATAAAACAAGTTATATTAAATCTAAGTGAAAATGCTTTGAAATACTCAAATGATGAAGTTATTTTACAGATAAATGAACACTCTTTTTTTGTACAAGACAAAGGAATAGGAATAGAAGAAGAAAACTTAAATTTAATAACAAAAAGATATTTTAGAGTTAGTAAAAATAACTGGGATAACTCTCTTGGATTGGGACTTTACATAGTAAAGCAAATTTTAAAAGTACATAATTTTAATTTTATAATTAAAAGTGAATTTAATAAAGGCTCAAATTTTGGTTTTGAGTTTTAA
- a CDS encoding MATE family efflux transporter, whose amino-acid sequence MEKEVTLKNLFIPIYLNMLLSLLTIIINTYMISLIEPHLVAAMGAGNQIFNLMVNVFNLLAVGCSVVVAQAIGARNKKLAIRSVHVSIAFNAALGLVAGIFVFSFARVILKLMQIPSEIFDESLIYLRVISVVFFIDAVAIVLSAVIRSYGYVSYTVIVSVFMNVFTICGNYIALFEPFGLSYYGLFGVGISTALGRFFGVFILFFILIKVVKIPIFISLFFKAQNYVLKKILSIGLPSAGENFIWTFQYIVAFSFVASMGANSLTVQTIFFQISAFIFFASSAIGIANEVIVARMVGAGKNELAYKESFKNLKIGFLVTAGFLILVFFNQDFIMNLFHLDNDIKSIMKPLFILSLFLEIARTQNVIMVNAIRASGDAKFPFYMGVIFMLGVSLPVGYTLGIYLGIGILGVWIGFLADESLRGLANTFRWKSKKWQGKKVV is encoded by the coding sequence ATGGAAAAAGAAGTTACTCTTAAAAACTTATTCATACCAATATATCTAAATATGCTTTTATCGCTTTTAACCATTATTATAAATACATACATGATAAGTTTGATAGAGCCTCATTTAGTAGCGGCTATGGGAGCTGGAAATCAAATATTTAATCTAATGGTAAATGTTTTTAACCTTCTAGCAGTAGGTTGCTCGGTTGTTGTAGCTCAAGCAATTGGTGCAAGAAATAAAAAACTTGCCATTAGAAGCGTTCATGTAAGCATAGCATTTAACGCAGCTCTTGGATTAGTTGCTGGGATTTTTGTTTTTAGCTTTGCTAGAGTTATCTTAAAACTTATGCAAATTCCAAGTGAAATTTTTGATGAAAGTTTAATCTATCTAAGAGTTATTAGTGTTGTATTTTTTATAGATGCGGTTGCTATAGTTTTAAGTGCCGTAATTAGATCTTATGGATATGTTTCTTACACAGTAATAGTATCTGTTTTTATGAATGTTTTTACAATATGTGGAAACTATATCGCACTATTTGAGCCATTTGGACTTTCATATTATGGTCTTTTTGGAGTTGGAATTTCAACTGCTTTGGGAAGATTTTTTGGTGTTTTTATACTATTTTTTATCCTAATAAAAGTTGTTAAAATTCCAATATTTATATCACTTTTTTTTAAGGCTCAAAACTATGTCTTGAAAAAAATTCTTTCAATAGGACTTCCAAGTGCTGGAGAAAATTTCATCTGGACTTTTCAATACATAGTAGCTTTTAGTTTTGTAGCAAGCATGGGAGCAAATAGTCTTACAGTTCAAACCATATTTTTTCAAATTTCAGCATTTATATTTTTTGCAAGTAGTGCAATAGGCATCGCAAATGAAGTAATAGTCGCTAGAATGGTTGGAGCTGGTAAAAACGAACTTGCTTATAAAGAGAGTTTTAAAAACTTAAAAATAGGCTTTTTAGTAACTGCTGGATTTTTAATTTTAGTGTTTTTTAATCAAGATTTTATAATGAATTTATTTCATCTAGATAATGATATAAAAAGCATTATGAAGCCTCTTTTTATACTTTCGCTATTTTTAGAAATAGCAAGAACACAAAATGTAATAATGGTAAATGCAATTAGAGCTAGTGGGGATGCTAAATTTCCATTTTACATGGGAGTTATCTTTATGCTTGGAGTTTCACTTCCAGTCGGATATACTTTAGGAATTTATTTAGGAATTGGAATACTTGGTGTTTGGATAGGATTTTTAGCTGATGAGAGTTTAAGAGGCTTGGCAAATACTTTTAGATGGAAAAGTAAAAAATGGCAAGGTAAAAAAGTGGTATAA